ATCGGCGGCAGCGGCGAGAAGCGCACCCTGCGGATCACCGCTCAGTACGCCCAGCACTGGAACTTCGTCGGCGGACCGCCGGATGTGTTCAAGCACAAGCGGGAGGTGCTGGCGTCGCACTGCGCCGATATCGGACGCGACCCGAAGGAGATCATGACGTCAGCGCATCTGCGCCTTGAGCCCGACCTGAACCACTCGCAGGTCATCGACACCGCCGCGGCGCTGGCAGCCGAGGGTCTGGACCTGGGCATCGTCTACCTGCCGCCGCCACATACGCCGGACGTGCTGGAGCCGCTGGCCGAGGCGATTCGGGACTCCGGCTTGCTGACGTAATCGCGCCAGCCTGATTTCGAGTAGCGGACTACTCGTGTGCCGACCCGATCGCGGGCACACGATGGGCGTGCCAGATACGTTCGCGAAGTCAGGACCCCAGCCATGAAAACCTATGCAGTGCAACAAGGCGACACCCTGTTCGGTATCGCTCAACGCGAATACGGAGATGGTGATCTCTACACGGTCATCGCGGCCCAGAACCATCTCCCCGATCCCGACGTGATTCAGCTCGGTCAACAGTTGCTGATCCCCTACGTGACTTTTCGGCACCGGTTCGCCACGCTCGATTCCAACGTGGCTCGCAAGGAGCTCACGGAGCATTACTACAACACCACAGACAGCAACGTGGAGTTGATCTGGGAGATCGTCAATGGGGTTGCCCAGCGCGAGATTCACGAGGGTGCGTGGCTGCACATTCCTGATCTCGTCGATGTCGGCCACCACACCGTCGTGGCCGACGAGACCCTCGAAGGTCTTGCGGCGCGCTGGTACGGCGACGACCACCTCGCGGAGATCATCGCGCTCGCCAACAACCTGCCGTCGGGTAGCGCCTTGGCCCCGGGTCAGGTGCTCACCCAGCCGGGATTGAACCGCCGACGCCATATCGCCGGCGACACCCTCGCTTCCCTTTGCCGGGAAGAGTACGGCGACGGCGATCTCCCTACCCGGATAGCCGTGGTGGCGGCCGCAAACCGGATCGGCGACCCGAACGCCGTCTTTTCCAACCAGACGGTCTACATCCCGTCCTGAGGGGAGGTCGAGCGAAAGGTCACGATTCGGTGACGGTTAGCAAACGCCCGCCGTTACCGCCGAACCCGTAGACGAACTGTCAGACGCCGAAGCGAAGCAACTCGTCGGCAGTCACCAAGCGCTCGTGCTTGGCGGGAAATTCGCGGCTCTTTACCGGGTGGCGGAACCATGACCAGGCGATTCGGCTAACCCGGGAGCGGGTCATCGGGTTCATGTACACGCTGCTTACTCCTGCGGTCGATTAGCTCAACCAGGCTCCACACCCCGCGGCGCCCATATCGAACTATTAGACACCCATTAGCTGGCAAACAGTGTAGGACGCGCCGCGCGATTTATCAAATGTTGCGCTTGTGACGAATGTGACTAACGTTGCGGCGCGGCAGTGGGAACAATCGGGGCCGGCAGCGCGGTCTCGCCCATCAGGAACCGATCGACAGCCGCCGCGGCGGCCCGGCCCTCAGCGATAGCCCAGACGATCAGCGACTGGCCGCGACCAGCGTCGCCGGCAACGAATACGCCCGGCACCGACGTCTCGAAGTTGCTGCCCCGCGCGACGTTGCCGCGATCGGTGAGCTCGACGCCGAGGTCGGTCAGCAGACCTTTTTGCTCCGGGCCAACGAATCCCATGGCCAGCAACACCAGATCCGCTTCGAGTTCGAAGTCCGTGCCCTCGGTCTTGACGAATTTGCCGTCCTGCATCGTGACCTCGTGCACCTTCAGCGCGGTGACGTGCCCGTCTTTGCCGACGAATTCCTCGGTGTTGACCGAGAACACGCGCTCACCGCCCTCTTCGTGCGCCGACGAGACGCGGAACATCATCGCGTAGGTCGGCCACGGCGTGGACGGCGCGCGGGTCTCCGGCGGCCGCGGCATGATCTCGAACTGGTGAATGCTCTCGGCGTGCTGACGGTGGGCGGTGCCCAGGCAGTCGGCGCCGGTGTCGCCACCACCGATGATGACGACCTTCTTGCCTTGGGCGGTGATCGGCGGCTCGGCCAACTCGCCTGAGGCGTAACGGTTTCCCCACGGCAGGTACTCCATCGCCTGATGGATGCCGTCCAGCTCGCGGCCGGGGATCGGCAGGTCACGCCAGGCGGTCGCGCCGTTGGCCAACACCACCGCGTCGAACTCCGACTTCAGTTCATCGGGGGTGATGTCGACGCCGACGTCGACGCCGGAGCGGAATTCGGTTCCTTCGGCGCGCATCTGGTCGAGGCGACGGTCCAGGTGCCGTTTTTCCATCTTGAACTCGGGGATGCCGTATCGCAGCAGGCCCCCGATCTTGTCGGCACGCTCGAACACCGTCACCGAGTGCCCGGCCCGGGTCAGCTGCTGCGCGGCGGCCAGGCCGGCCGGCCCGGATCCCACGACGGCCACCTTTTTGCCGGTGTGCTCGTCGGGCGGCAATGGAACCACCCAGCCCTCGTCGAAGGCGTTGTCGATGATCTCGACTTCGATCTGCTTGATCGTCACGGCGTCCTGGTTGATGCCCAGCACACAGGACGATTCACACGGCGCCGGACACAGTCGACCGGTGAACTCAGGAAAGTTGTTGGTGGCATGCAGCCGCTCGATGGCCTCGCGCCACCGGTCGGTGCGGACCAGGTCATTCCACTCCGGAATCAGGTTGCCCAGCGGGCAACCGTTGTGGCAGAAGGGAATTCCGCAATCCATGCATCGGCTCGCCTGGATCTGCAGGTTGGAGTGCGGGAAGTCTTCGTAGACCTCGTTCCAGTCTTGGAGGCGCAGGTCCACCGGGCGACGCTTGGGCGTCTCGCGGTGGGTGTACTTGAGGAAACCCCTGGGATCAGGCACTGGCGGCCGCCATGATCGCCTCGTCGGGATCTGCGCCGGTGCGCTCAGCTTCGGCGATCGCCTCGAGCACCCGCTTGTAGTCGCGCGGCATCACCTTGGCGAAGCACTTCTGCTGAGCGTCCCAGTCGGCCAGGATGCGCTGGGCCACTGCGGAATCGGTCGCGTCGAGATGCGCCTGCAGCATCCCGTGCAACCACTCCAGGTCGTCGGAGTCGAGCCCTTCGAGCTCGACCATTTCGGTGTTGAGGTTGGCTTGCAACGCGTCCTCTGGGTCGTAGACGTAGGCGATACCGCCGGACATGCCGGCCGCGAAGTTACGGCCGGTGCTGCCCAGGATCGCCACTTTGCCGCCGGTCATGTACTCGCAACCGTGGTCGCCGACGCCTTCGACCACAGCGTGTGCGCCGGAGTTGCGCACCGCGAAACGCTCGCCGACCGCACCGCGCAGGAAGGCCTGGCCGCTGGTGGCGCCGAAGAGGATCACGTTGCCGCCGATGATGTTGTCTTCGGCGACATAGTCGGCGGGTGCGTTCTGCGGAGGCCGGACCACGACGCGTCCCCCCGACAGGCCCTTGCCGACGTAGTCGTTGGCGTCGCCGTACACCCGAAGCGTGATGCCGCTGGGGAGGAAAGCGCCGAAGCTGTTGCCCGCCGAGCCTTCTAAGGTGATGTCGATGGTGCCGTCCGGCAGGCCTTGCCCGCCATAGGCTTTCGTAACCTCGTGGCCGAGCATGGTGCCCACCGTGCGGTTGACGTTGGCGATCGTGGTGGAGAACTTGACCGGCTTCTGGGAGTCCAAGGCCTCGCGACTCATCACGATCAGCTGCTGGTCCAGCGCTTTGTCCAGGCCGTGGTCCTGCTTGGAGCTGTTGTACAGATCCTGGTTCATGAACGCCGACTCGGGCTCGTGCAGCACCGGAGAGAGGTCCAGCTTGTGCGCCTTCCAGTGCGCCCGGGCCAGCGTGGTGTCCAGCGAGCCGACCTGGCCGACCGCCTCGTTGAGGGTACGGAAACCCAGCTGGGCCAGGTACTCGCGTACCTCTTCGGCGATGAACAGGAAGAAGTTCTCGACGAATTCCGGCTTGCCGGCGAACCGCTGACGTAGGACGGGGTTCTGGGTGGCCACACCGACGGGGCAGGTGTCCAGGTGGCAGACCCGCATCATGATGCAGCCCGACACCACCAGCGGCGCGGTGGCAAAGCCGAATTCCTCGGCTCCGAGCAGGGCGGCGACCATCACGTCGCGACCGGTCTTGAGCTGGCCGTCGACCTGAACCACGATCCGGTCGCGTAACCCGTTGAGTAGCAACGTCTGCTGGGTCTCGGCCAGGCCGAGCTCCCACGGCGCGCCGGCGTGCTTCATCGACGTCAGCGGCGTGGCGCCGGTACCACCGTCGTGACCGGAGATCAGCACCACGTCGGCGTGCGCCTTGGACACGCCCGCCGCGACGGTGCCGACGCCGTTCTCCGACACCAGTTTCACGTGAATCCGCGCCTGCGGGTTGGCGTTCTTGAGATCGTGGATCAGCTGCGCCAGGTCCTCGATCGAATAGATGTCGTGGTGCGGCGGCGGGGAGATCAGGCCCACACCCGGCGTGGAGTGCCGCACCTCGGCGATCCATGGGTAGACCTTGCCGGCCGGAAGCTGGCCGCCCTCACCGGGTTTCGCGCCCTGCGCCATCTTGATCTGGATGTCGGAGCAGTTGCTCAGATAGTGCGAGGTGACACCGAAGCGGGCCGACGCGACCTGCTTGATCGCGCTGCGGCGCCAATCACCGTTGGCTTCCCGATCGAAGCGGGTGACGCTCTCGCCTCCTTCACCGGAGTTGGAGCGGCCACCGAGCCGGTTCATCGCGATCGCCAGCGTCTCGTGCGCCTCGGCGGAGATCGAGCCGTAGCTCATCGCACCGGTCGAGAAGCGTTTGACGATCTCGCTGGCCGGCTCGACCTCGTCGAGCGGCACCGGCGGGCGGACTCCGTCGCGGAACTTCAACAGGCCACGCAGCGACGCCATTCGCTCACTCTGGTTGTCGACCAGCTCGCTGTATTCCTTGAAGATCTTGTACTGGCCGGTGCGCGTGGAGTGCTGCAGCTTGAACACCGTGTCCGGATTGAACAGGTGGTACTCGCCCTCGCGGCGCCACTGGTATTCCCCGCCCACCTCGAGTTCGCGGTGCGCGCGCTCGTCCGGGCGGTCCAGGAAGGCCAGGGTATGCCGGCTCGCGACGTCGGCGGCGATGTCGGACAGATTGATTCCGCCGGTCGGGCAAGACAATCCGGTGAAATATTCGCCGAGCACGCCCTGGTCGACACCGACAGCCTGGAACAGCTGCGCGCCCGTGTAGGAGGCCAGCGTCGAAATGCCCATCTTGGACATCACCTTCAGCACGCCCTTGCCGGCGGCCTTGATGTAGTTGTTCAGCGCCTTCTCGCGGTCGAGGCCGGCCAGATCGCCGCGATCGAGCATCAACTCGATTGACTCGAAGGCCATGTACGGGTTGATCGCCGCGGCGCCGAAGCCGATCAGCGCGGCCATGTGGTGCACCTCGCGGGCGTCACCGGTTTCGACGACCAGCCCGACCTTGGTACGGCTGCGTTCGCGGACCAAGTGGTGGTGCACCGCGGACACCGACAGCAGCGACGGGATGGGCGCCAGCTTCTCGTCGGACTCCCGGTCGGAGAGAATGATGATCCGCGCACCGTCGGCGATCGCCGCCGACGTCTGTGCCCGCACATCGTCCAGGGCCGCCTTGAGCCCGGCGCCATTCTCGGCGACCGGGTACAGACAGCGGATCACCTTGGAGCGCAACCCGTGCCGACGACCGTTGACTTCCACCTCGGGGTCGAGGTTGATCAGCTTGGCCAACTCGTGGTTGCGCAGGATCGGCTGCGGCAGGTGAATCTGTCGGCAGGAGTCGGGGGTCGGGTTGAGCAGGTCGCCTTCGGGGCCGACGGTGCCCTCGATGGAGGTCACCACCTCTTCGCGGATGGCGTCCAGCGGCGGGTTGGTCACCTGGGCGAACAACTGCTGGAAGTAGTCGTAAAGCATCCGCGGGCGCTGCGAAAGCACGGCGACCGGGGTGTCGGTCCCCATCGAGCCGATCGGCTCGGCGCCGGTCCGCGCCATCGGCGCGACCAGCATGTTGAGTTCCTCGTAGGTATAGCCGAACACCAACTGGCGCAACACGATTCGGTGCTCCAGCATCCGCTCGTAGTTGCCTTGCGGCAGCTCGGCCAGCGGAATCAAACCCTTGTCGAGCCATTCTTGGTACGGGTGTTCGGCGGCCAGCTCGGCCTTGATCTCCTCGTCGGAGACGATGCGGCCCTCGGTCATGTTCACCAGGAACATCCGGCCCGGTTGCAGCCGCATCCGGCGCACCACCTTGGCCGGGTCGATGTCGAGCACGCCGGCCTCGGAGGCCATCACGACCAGACCGTCGTCGGTCACCCAGATCCGTGACGGGCGCAGACCGTTGCGGTCCAGCACCGCGCCGACGACGGTGCCGTCGGTGAAGGTCATCGAGGCCGGTCCGTCCCACGGCTCCATCAGCGAGGCGTGGTAGGCGTAGAACGCCCGTCGCGCCGGGTCCATCGACGGATGCCGCTCCCACGCTTCGGGAATCATCATCAGCACCGCGTGCGGCAGGCTGCGCCCGCCCAGGTGCAGCAGCTCGAGCGCCTCGTCGAAGCGGGCGGTGTCCGAGGCGCCTGGGGTACAGATCGGGAACAGCTTGTCGACGTCGTCGCGGGAACCGAACACGTCGGTGTCGATCAGCGCCTCGCGGGCCCGCATCCAGTTCTCGTTGCCGGTGACGGTGTTGATCTCGCCGTTGTGCGCGATCCGCCGGAACGGGTGGGCCAGCGGCCACGACGGGAAGGTGTTGGTGGAGAACCGCGAGTGCACGATGCCCAGCGCGCTGGTCAGGCGCTGGTCCTGCAGGTCGAGGTAGAACGCCTTGAGCTGCGGCGTGGTCAGCATGCCCTTGTAGACAAAGGTCTGACCGGAAAGGCTTGGGAAGTACACGGTTTCACGGCCCGGCCCGTCCTGACCGGGGCCCTTGGTGCCCAGCTCGTGCTCGGCACGCTTGCGGACGACGTAGGCGCGCCGCTCCAGCTGCATGCCGTCGGCACCGGCGATGAAGATCTGCCGGAAGGTGGGCATGGCGTCGCGGGCCAGCGCGCCCAGCGAAGACTCGTCGGTGGGCACGTTGCGCCAGCCGAGTACCTGCAGGCCCTCGGCTTCGACGATCTTCTCGACCGAAGCGGCCGCGGCGGCGGCATCCTTCGCCGACTGCGGCAGAAACGCGATGCCGGTGGCGTAGCTGCCGGCTTCGGGCAGCTCGAAGTCGACAACCTCACGGAAGAAGTCGTCGGGGATCTGGATCAGAATTCCGGCACCGTCGCCGCTGTTCGGCTCCGCTCCCTGGGCACCGCGGTGCTCGAGGTTGACCAGCGCGGTGATCGCCTTGTCGACAATGTCGCGGCTGCGCCGGCCGTGCATGTCCACGACCATGGCCACCCCGCACGCGTCATGCTCGAATGCGGGGTTGTAGAGCCCCTGGGAGCCCGAGCGGTTGGGCGCCATTCGCACCTGCTCCTTCACCAATTGCTGCCGCAGCATTACGAAACGTTGCCGTCGGATGCCGCGCCCTAAAAGGCTGAGGGTTAGGCCCCTACGGTCTTGCCAAGGTGCTGCTCGTCGGATAACGACGACCCCGGTTGGGAGTATCCGTACGGCGCTGAACGGTGGCCCGGTTACCGGTTTTCGACAAGTCGTAAAACGATATGACAAAACCCGCCTGACATGCCAACTTGGACCATCTTAGCCCTTCCGTCGGCGGTCGCGCGCCGGTGTGACGTCATCCACAGGGCCGCGCGGCCAGTGGTGCTGTGCCGCAATACGTTTCGCGGCCTCCCGACCCTCGTCTATACGCTCGTCCGCAGTCCCACGCTGCGACGTCCGCGCGCAGCCGTTTGCTGTGATATCGGTCGCTGAAGCTTGCGCGCGGAGACCCATCCCGCCGCGATGGCGCTCACCTGGCGTTTCATGTCGTCACGGCACCGCGTCGCCCGTATTCGCCGGCCTGCGCCTGCACGCGGGAAAGTTGCCCGAACTTTTTCGGCTTTGCGCCGTCGGCGTGCCCGTGACCTGCTGGGCAGGCGCTCGTGGCAGGCCCATCACCGACGGCTTTACGATGCATCCATGAGCTTGGCCGAGCCGGATGTGCGCCAGCTGATCGACATCTTCCCGGGTCGCGTGACCGCATGACCGAGCCCGACGACTTCCTGAGGGATCGTCAACGCCCCCTGCCTCCGCCGGGTCTTGACCGTCCGCCTGCGCAACCACCGCCCCTTCCTGCGCAGCAACTGCCGCCGCGGCCGCCCGCCGGCGACCCGCGCCAGGCACCACCGCCACGGCCGGCTCCCCCGCCGCCGGCACCGTCGTGGAACAACCTCGATTTCTCGGCAGCCGAGCGCGCACCCCGCGGGCCGGGTCCCAGGTACGGCTGGCAGCGGATCGTATTCAAGGCCACCTTCGGGCTAGTCAACCTCGGACCGTCGGCCGGTGAGCGGCAGGACGCCGCCTACGAGGCCGCGATCGCCTCGACCCTGCGGGGCAACTACAAGGTCGGAGTGCTGGGCAAAGGCGGGGTCGGCAAGACCACCGTCGCCGCCAGTGTCGGCTCGATCTTCGCCGAACTGCGACGCCAGGACCGCGTGGTCGCGATCGACGCCGATACCGCGTTCGGCCGACTGGGCAGCCGGATCGACCCGCGCACCAACGGGTCGTACTGGGAGATCGCCTCGGACAAGAATCTGCGGTCGTTCGCCGACGTCAGCACGCGGGTCGGCAGCAACTCGGCGGGGCTGTACGTGCTGGCCGGCGAACCGACCGCCGGGCCGCGGCGGGTGCTTGATCCCGCGCTGTACCGCGAAGCCACCTCCCGGCTGGATCGGCACTTCACCATCGCGATCATCGACTGCGGTTCGACGATGGACGCACCGGTCACCCAGGAAGCCCTGAGCGACCTCGACGCGCTCATCGTGGTCTCGTCGCCGTGGGCCGACGGCGCCGGGGCCGCCGCACAGACGATGGAGTGGCTGGCAGCCCGCGGCCGCACCGGGCTACTCCGCCGCACCGTGGTGGTGCTCAACGATTCCGACGGTCACTCCGACAAGCGCCACCGGTCAGCACTGGCCAACCAGTTCCTCGAACGCGGCCAGAAGGTGGTGGAGGTGCCCTTCGACCCGCACCTGCGTCCCGGCGGCGTCATCGACGTGCAGAGCGAACTCGCGCGCAAGACGCGGCGCAAATTCTTGGAGATCGCCGCGACGGTCGCGGGGTTCTTCGCGAACCGACCGGACGGACCAAGGGAACCCCGCTAGACCCTGGCCGACGGGTCCGCGGTGGCTTCGATCTTCGTCACCAAGTGCTCGCCGATCGTCAGCACGACGACCGCGAACAGGCGCCGCTCGGCGAATGCCAGCAACACGGGCTGGCCGGCCGGGCCGCTCACCACCGTCGCGCCAGGACCCAGGTAGCGCAGCAGGTTGACCGCGACATCGTGGGGCCCGTGGTTGATCTGCGGAGGCAGCGCGGGATCCGCCAGCACGGTGCCGACGCCCCACACCGTCGGGTCCAGCACCGCGACCAGTGCCTGCAGGTCGCCGTTCGCGCACGCGGTGATGAACTTCTCGGTGACCAGCTGGTGCTCGGCCGCCGTTACCTCACCCGGTTTCGGTTGTGTCAGCGCGAATTTCGCGCGTGCTCGCCGAGCCAGTTGGCGGCAGGTTCCGGCGGGGCGTCCGACGGTCTCGGCGATCGCGTCGAAGGGCACCCCGAAAACGTCGTGCAGAACGAACGAGACCCGCTCCCCCGGACTGAGGCGGCGCAGCACCTCGAGCAGCGCCGTACGGACCTCGTCGTCCAGGGTGACCCGGTCGGCGGGGTCGAGCCGGACGGGCTGGTTCACCGCATCCGCCGCCGCCTCGATGTCGCCCGGGCGCTCGTAGCGCGCACGGGCCGATCGGGCCTGGTCCAGACACAGCCTGCCGGCGACCACGGTCAGCCAGGCGCGCACGTCGTCGATGGTGTTGACGTCGGTTCGGGATAGCCGCAGAAACGCCTCTTGCGCAACATCTTCCGCATCACCGATGTCGCCGAGCATCTGGTAGGCCAGGTTGACCAGGTATGGGCGATGGTGCCGCCACGCCTCGGCGATGTCTCCGGTGGAGCCGCTCATGTGTTCACGACGATCTGGTGGAAGGAAAAGTTACACAGCTTCGCCGTAACTTTCCCACCTCCGGTCCCGTCCTTGATGAAAAGCACACCGACCAGGAGGCTGTAATGACGATTGTTGTGACCGGGGCGACCGGCAATGTCGGACGCCCGCTCGTATCGCTGCTCGCCGCCGCGGGCGCGCGGGTACGCGCGATCACACGCACACCGGGTACCGCTGCGTTCCCCGCAGGCGTCGAGGCAGTGAGCGCAGCGGTCGACGCGCTGCCCGGCGCATCGGCGGTGTTCCTCAACTCGCGCGCCCTCGGCGATGATCTCGCCAACGTGGTTGCCGCGGCCCGGCGTAGCGGAGTGACCAAGCTGGTCGCATTGTCGGCGATCAACGCCGACGACGACGTCGCGCGGCAGCCCTCGCGCGCGCGGGGTGATCGCAACAAGGAGGTCGAGCAGCTGTGCGTCGAGTCCGGCCTGGCGTGGGTCAGCCTGCGGCCGACGGTGTTCGCGACCAACTTCGTCGGTATGTGGTCGGCGCAGATTCGGGCCGGTGACGTGGTGGGTGGACCGTATGCCGCGGCTTCGAGCGCGCCGATCGTCGAGGCCGACATCGCCGCGGTGGCCGCCCGCGCGCTACTGACCGATGAGCTTGTCGGCCAACGCATTCCGCTCACGGGGCCGCAGGCACTGACTAACGCCGAGATGGTCGACGTCATCGCCGGCGCGCTCGGTCGACCGTTGCGTTACGTCGAAGCACCGCCAGAGGTCGTGCGTCAGCGGTTCATCGACATCGGTTTGGGCGCCGATTTCGCCGACGCCTACATCGCGATGCTCGCCGAGACCGTCGATAAGCCGGCGCTGGTTACCCACGACGTCGAGAAGATCACCGGCCACCCGGCGACCAGCTTTGCCGAGTGGGTTTCCGACCATCGTCAGTTATTCAGCTAGGAGGCAGCACATGTCCGATCCACGTCCCCCGCGATACCTGAAGCCAATGAACAAGCTGATGATGGCGGTGCAGAAGCTGGGCATTCCGACCGGGCCCGCGATGGTGTTGACCGTGCCGGGCCGCAAGTCAGGGAAGCCGCGCAGTACACCGATGACCCCGTTCCAGCTCGACGGCGGCTTGTACGTGGTCGCCGGCTACCCCGGCGCGGACTGGGCGGCCAACGCCCGGGCCGCGGGCACCGGCACGCTGAGCCGCGGACGCCGGTCGCGGACCGTCCGGATTGTGGAACTCACTGCGGCGCAAGCCCGCCCAGTGCTCCGCGCATTCCCGGTCAAAGTCCCGGTCGGGGTCAGTTTCGCCAAGAGCTCGGGGATGGTTGTCGACGGCACTCCCGACGAGTTCGAGGCCTTAGCCGGACGGCTCGCGGTCTTCCGCTTCGACGCGGTCAACGGTCAAAGCTGAATCGGCACGTGCTTTTCCGCGCAGGCATCGGTCACCGCGGCGACGATGTCCTGAGTGCGCAGCGTCTCGAGGTCCTCGACGGTTACCGAGCCTCTATCGGTACGATGCTGGGCTGCCACGCGCGAATCACGTAGGCGCTCAGCACGTTCGACGACGTTACGGGCGAAGCGGCCGTTCTGCATGACGTCGATCCCGTGTGTGCCGTCCGGCGCCAGGTAAGCCCGCAGCGTCTTGCAGGCCATGTTCAGCGCCTCGCGGGCGCCCGGCTCGATGACCGTGGCCCGCGGTTGGCCGTAGCGGACCGCGATCTCGACGAGCTCGTCGGGGGCGTAGGAGGCGAACCGTAGCTTGCGGTTGAACCGGCCAGCCAAACCCGGGTTCACCGTGAGGAATTCGTCGACTTCCTTCTCGTAACCCGCGCCGATGAAACAGAAGTCGAAGCGGTGGACCTCGAGTGCGACCAGCAGCTGGTTGACCGCTTCCATGCCGATCATGTCCGGCCGGCCGTCATGATGACGCTCGACCAGGCTATAGAACTCGTCCATGAACAAGATGCGGCCCAGCGAACGCGCAATCAGCTCATTGGTTTTCGGGCCGGAGGCGCCAATGTGTTCGCCGCAGAAGTCGGCCCGCTTGACCTCGATGATCTCGGGGTGACGCACGATGCCCAGCCCGGCGTAGATCTTGCCCAACGCCTCGGCCGTCGTCGTCTTACCGGTACCGGGCGGCCCGACCAACAACATATGGTTCGTTTGATTCGTGACCGGCAACCCGGCCGCCATCCGCAGCGCGCGAACCTCGATCTGGTCTTCCAGCTCGGCGACCGCCCGTTTGACTTCGCTGAGGCCTACCTGGTTGTTCAGCAGCGCGCGGCCCTCGTTCAGCAGCTCCTCGCGGCGCTCCTCATTCTCCTCGTTGCGACGGTCCGACTCCGAGCGTTCGGTGCTGACGTCCCATTTGTTGCTGCGGGTGTTGATCGTCTCCTCGTCGGTGATCACCAGTTGCAGCTGCGGGTCGGCCAGCGCGTCCTTGGCCGCCTCGATCAACGCGCCGTTGATCGTCGCTTTGGACAGCCAGATCTGAGCCTTGTCTTCCTCGTCGAGCTGTCGGTGCGCCATCCCCCGCACGTAGGCGAGATCAGCGGCGATCAAAGGGAATTCATTCGGGTCGATCGCCGTGACCGCGGTGTCGTTGAGCTGGTGGCGACGCGCCTCGACCACGCCGCCGGCCCGTAGGTCAACGCGGTCGGCCCAATCCAGCGCGACCCGCGCCTGACCGAGGTGCGCCGCCGCGTGGGCGGCCAGCGCGTTGGTGGCCGCCGTCACCGCAGACATGATGATCGCCTGCGGCGGCAGAACCGTCGCCGCCACCGAAATCACATCAGGCCAGCGCTGGGTGGCGAACATCAGGTAGGCCTTGACGTACTGCTGCCACTGGTGGTTCTCCCAGGTGTCCAGCACGGCGGGGTCTTGCAGCAGCGCTTCGGCCTTTTCGTATTGACCGTCGTCGACCAACGCGCTGGCCAGAGCCAGGCCCGCATGGGAGGACTCCGTCACCGAGATCGACAGAAACGGCCCGGCCTTGATCGCGGCTGAGAGGCGGACTCCTAGTCGGTTGGTCTCCCGGTGCAGCCGCGCCCCGTACGCGTACAGCTGCTGCAGCGTTGACAGTTCCTCGTCGCCGGCGGCGATTCGGCCCAGCCAGGCATCGGCCATCGACTGATCGAACTCGGTGGCCTCGCGGAACCGCGCTAGCGCGGTCGACGGGTCGGTCTCGAACACCGCCATCGCCTGATCGAACCGCTTACGCGCGGCGGCCGTGTCAACGGCTGAAGTCATGCGCCGCTCCTCCTCATCGCTGCGCTCTGCATCGTCGCCGGCGGAGTCATGCGCCGCTCCTCCTCATAGGCGCCGCTTATGCGGCGCGCAGTCGGGTCGCCGGCTCGAAGTCATGCGCCGCTCCTTTAATCCACCGATTCGAGCTCAGAGCTTCCGATGTTCGTCGGTTCCAAGGATATGTAACGATTCTCGGCCCGGAACAGCTCGACCTCAACCGTATGCAGATGCCCGGCAGCCGTCACGTCGATAGTGGCTGGGCCGATCTGGGTGATGACGACGTCGG
This genomic stretch from Mycobacterium paraterrae harbors:
- a CDS encoding LysM peptidoglycan-binding domain-containing protein, which produces MKTYAVQQGDTLFGIAQREYGDGDLYTVIAAQNHLPDPDVIQLGQQLLIPYVTFRHRFATLDSNVARKELTEHYYNTTDSNVELIWEIVNGVAQREIHEGAWLHIPDLVDVGHHTVVADETLEGLAARWYGDDHLAEIIALANNLPSGSALAPGQVLTQPGLNRRRHIAGDTLASLCREEYGDGDLPTRIAVVAAANRIGDPNAVFSNQTVYIPS
- a CDS encoding glutamate synthase subunit beta gives rise to the protein MPDPRGFLKYTHRETPKRRPVDLRLQDWNEVYEDFPHSNLQIQASRCMDCGIPFCHNGCPLGNLIPEWNDLVRTDRWREAIERLHATNNFPEFTGRLCPAPCESSCVLGINQDAVTIKQIEVEIIDNAFDEGWVVPLPPDEHTGKKVAVVGSGPAGLAAAQQLTRAGHSVTVFERADKIGGLLRYGIPEFKMEKRHLDRRLDQMRAEGTEFRSGVDVGVDITPDELKSEFDAVVLANGATAWRDLPIPGRELDGIHQAMEYLPWGNRYASGELAEPPITAQGKKVVIIGGGDTGADCLGTAHRQHAESIHQFEIMPRPPETRAPSTPWPTYAMMFRVSSAHEEGGERVFSVNTEEFVGKDGHVTALKVHEVTMQDGKFVKTEGTDFELEADLVLLAMGFVGPEQKGLLTDLGVELTDRGNVARGSNFETSVPGVFVAGDAGRGQSLIVWAIAEGRAAAAAVDRFLMGETALPAPIVPTAAPQR
- the gltB gene encoding glutamate synthase large subunit, yielding MAPNRSGSQGLYNPAFEHDACGVAMVVDMHGRRSRDIVDKAITALVNLEHRGAQGAEPNSGDGAGILIQIPDDFFREVVDFELPEAGSYATGIAFLPQSAKDAAAAAASVEKIVEAEGLQVLGWRNVPTDESSLGALARDAMPTFRQIFIAGADGMQLERRAYVVRKRAEHELGTKGPGQDGPGRETVYFPSLSGQTFVYKGMLTTPQLKAFYLDLQDQRLTSALGIVHSRFSTNTFPSWPLAHPFRRIAHNGEINTVTGNENWMRAREALIDTDVFGSRDDVDKLFPICTPGASDTARFDEALELLHLGGRSLPHAVLMMIPEAWERHPSMDPARRAFYAYHASLMEPWDGPASMTFTDGTVVGAVLDRNGLRPSRIWVTDDGLVVMASEAGVLDIDPAKVVRRMRLQPGRMFLVNMTEGRIVSDEEIKAELAAEHPYQEWLDKGLIPLAELPQGNYERMLEHRIVLRQLVFGYTYEELNMLVAPMARTGAEPIGSMGTDTPVAVLSQRPRMLYDYFQQLFAQVTNPPLDAIREEVVTSIEGTVGPEGDLLNPTPDSCRQIHLPQPILRNHELAKLINLDPEVEVNGRRHGLRSKVIRCLYPVAENGAGLKAALDDVRAQTSAAIADGARIIILSDRESDEKLAPIPSLLSVSAVHHHLVRERSRTKVGLVVETGDAREVHHMAALIGFGAAAINPYMAFESIELMLDRGDLAGLDREKALNNYIKAAGKGVLKVMSKMGISTLASYTGAQLFQAVGVDQGVLGEYFTGLSCPTGGINLSDIAADVASRHTLAFLDRPDERAHRELEVGGEYQWRREGEYHLFNPDTVFKLQHSTRTGQYKIFKEYSELVDNQSERMASLRGLLKFRDGVRPPVPLDEVEPASEIVKRFSTGAMSYGSISAEAHETLAIAMNRLGGRSNSGEGGESVTRFDREANGDWRRSAIKQVASARFGVTSHYLSNCSDIQIKMAQGAKPGEGGQLPAGKVYPWIAEVRHSTPGVGLISPPPHHDIYSIEDLAQLIHDLKNANPQARIHVKLVSENGVGTVAAGVSKAHADVVLISGHDGGTGATPLTSMKHAGAPWELGLAETQQTLLLNGLRDRIVVQVDGQLKTGRDVMVAALLGAEEFGFATAPLVVSGCIMMRVCHLDTCPVGVATQNPVLRQRFAGKPEFVENFFLFIAEEVREYLAQLGFRTLNEAVGQVGSLDTTLARAHWKAHKLDLSPVLHEPESAFMNQDLYNSSKQDHGLDKALDQQLIVMSREALDSQKPVKFSTTIANVNRTVGTMLGHEVTKAYGGQGLPDGTIDITLEGSAGNSFGAFLPSGITLRVYGDANDYVGKGLSGGRVVVRPPQNAPADYVAEDNIIGGNVILFGATSGQAFLRGAVGERFAVRNSGAHAVVEGVGDHGCEYMTGGKVAILGSTGRNFAAGMSGGIAYVYDPEDALQANLNTEMVELEGLDSDDLEWLHGMLQAHLDATDSAVAQRILADWDAQQKCFAKVMPRDYKRVLEAIAEAERTGADPDEAIMAAASA